In Sphingorhabdus pulchriflava, the sequence GCCCAACACCTCCATGACCACAGCGTCGGGCAGTTCCAGCAACCGCTGGAACAATCCGCTGACGCCGTTCCTCGGCTCGTGGCCCAAGGCAACGCTGGCCTCGTCGGGGTCGAAGTCCAGCACGGCCAGCACTGCGCGCCGCCGCTCGTCGAAGCGGGCCTCGGCAACGCTGGTTTCGATGCTCTCGGTGATCGCTTCGTTACGGCTGCGCTGATCCTGCACCCTCACGCCCCACAGGGGCGAACCGCAAATCGCGTGGGCGACCATGACGCGCAGCGCCACGCCGCTGTTCGCGGCAAGCGCCGACCGCACTGCCGCATGGCGGTGCAGGTCGATATAGCTGGTCATGGCGGCGGTGATTTCGGGGCGGACGGCTGCGGGCTGCTTTGCCGCCTCGCTGCCGCCCTCACCCTGCCGCCGCGCTTCCTTGCGGGTCAGATAGCCTTCGTGAAAGGCGACCTCGCCCTTGCCGTTGACGTCGATATAGACGCGCCCGCCTTTGCGCTTGGGGGTCTTTTCATGCTCCCATGTCTGGAAATAGACACTGGCGGGGACGATTTCGACCGCGCTCCACCCGTCTTCGAGATAGGCGGCCTTGCGCCGCTCAATCTCGGCACCCTGCGCGGCCCAGAACTGATCGGCATCGGCGAAATAGCCTTCGTCGCCGAACAGGTCTTT encodes:
- a CDS encoding ParB/RepB/Spo0J family partition protein, with translation MHIDQIPLDRLSVSKANMRAGKKPPDISDILPSIIKRGVISPLFVRPNCNAGHFEIVAGKRRYFASLEAAKQGQDGVTLPCITLGEGDDAEALEISMIENMLRQNPDQVTQWESYTRLVKEGRSVEDIAATFALTELQVKRILALGNLLPRIREAFRAEEIDAATVKHLTLATKAQQKAWLALFEDADGYAPRGQQLKAWLFGGASIATSAALFDLAAFDGQIVKDLFGDEGYFADADQFWAAQGAEIERRKAAYLEDGWSAVEIVPASVYFQTWEHEKTPKRKGGRVYIDVNGKGEVAFHEGYLTRKEARRQGEGGSEAAKQPAAVRPEITAAMTSYIDLHRHAAVRSALAANSGVALRVMVAHAICGSPLWGVRVQDQRSRNEAITESIETSVAEARFDERRRAVLAVLDFDPDEASVALGHEPRNGVSGLFQRLLELPDAVVMEVLG